A region of Anopheles merus strain MAF chromosome 2R, AmerM5.1, whole genome shotgun sequence DNA encodes the following proteins:
- the LOC121588559 gene encoding uncharacterized protein LOC121588559, translating into MRCSVCNYYSWSYFIAFGEIFISFHIARAFLHCARSTSFSQKLACDGVEPIIVLLVLYNLLSLLLIIGVTKRNEKLLQIYQTCTITLKASAIVRRIVLSATEYDGRNDGKTIIEIKLIIVFTLIFTLEALVVAGACRKMRREQQEQLYYIDVV; encoded by the exons ATGCGTTGCTCGGTGTGTAATTACTATTCGTGGAGTTACTTTATCGCGTTCGGAGAAATCTTCATCTCCTTCCACATTGCCCGAGCCTTCCTGCACTGTGCACGGTCGACAAGCTTTTCGCAAAAGCTAGCTTGCGATGGtg TTGAGCCTATCATCGTATTGCTGGTGTTGTACAATTTGCTTTCTCTGTTACTTATCATCGGTGTTACAAAG CGCAATGAAAAATTACTACAGATTTATCAAACCTGCACAATTACCCTCAAAGCATCGGCTATCGTGCGACGGATAGTGCTCAGCGCGACCGAGTATGACGGAAGGAATGATGGTAAAACGATAATAGAGATTAAACTTATCATCGTGTTTACGT TAATATTCACCCTGGAAGCGCTCGTGGTTGCCGGTGCCTGTCGGAAAATGCGTCGCGAACAACAGGAGCAGCTGTACTACATAGATGTGGTCTAG
- the LOC121588722 gene encoding prolargin-like, with translation MFRYWLLAIVWGAVSIAFAEDNDFVDVCFDHEGEKPPHCEFIDFDDVFQSSSTDIKFNWSFITKLTISNKKIIGVPTKMFASLPNLESFIVLNSLFYREIDPNSFVDCNKLNHIEITGTNITLLDSHMFPKTPKLQYLLFHHNRIAEIKHDAFEFLRELEELNLSYNNLTRLPSGVFHKLRKLKTLDLNHNRLLLLSFDSWFPPDGAVALTYLDASYNQLVDMSWTEISVRKVNLKYNNLTSVHVNGNCSEFHASHNAIDTVTVGRNCSLEKLYLAHNRLQGFDWLQRCADTLRSLDISHNLQKKGTDFLNLKQITALNIECTNISLNYKTLHDLRKLRFLDISYNNLKKIDLENLTSQRLLERLMISGNPIANISIGSIKRNFPNLKSLGIYDLPWNSTSLSIAIDDLKKHDIQPYIRSDYLFDESKCPLKVTPAFGNETDHELGDDDRAGERHEHGREGDKTAEYVVIALLLCMVCGLLGKLFVDSRYFPVVLKERIQRRTSISHESLVSCDLNG, from the exons ATGTTTCGGTACTG GCTACTAGCGATCGTATGGGGTGCGGTATCGATCGCATTTGCCGAGGATAATGACTTTGTGGACGTGTGTTTCGATCACGAGGGAGAAAAACCACCGCACTGTGAGTTTATCGACTTTGACGATGTCTTCCAATCGTCCAGCACCGACATCAAGTTCAACTGGAGCTTCATCACGAAGCTAACCATCAGCAACAAGAAGATAATCGGTGTGCCGACGAAGATGTTTGCCTCGCTGCCGAACCTTGAGAGCTTCATCGTTCTGAACAGTCTATTCTACCGCGAGATTGATCCGAACAGCTTTGTCGACTGTAACAAGCTGAATCACATTGAAATCACGGGAACGAACATCACGCTACTAGATTCGCACATGTTTCCCAAAACCCCCAAGCTGCAGTATCTGCTGTTCCACCACAACCGTATCGCCGAGATCAAGCACGATGCGTTCGAGTTTTTGCGCGAGCTGGAAGAGCTTAACCTGTCGTACAACAACCTGACACGCCTGCCGAGTGGAGTGTTTCACAAGCTGCGCAAGCTTAAAACGCTCGATCTCAACCACAACCGACTGCTACTGCTCAGCTTCGATAGTTGGTTCCCTCCGGATGGTGCCGTTGCGCTGACGTACCTCGATGCGTCCTACAACCAGCTGGTCGACATGTCCTGGACGGAGATTAGCGTGCGTAAGGTGAACCTTAAGTACAACAATCTAACCAGCGTGCACGTGAACGGAAACTGCAGCGAGTTTCATGCCTCACACAACGCCATCGATACGGTAACAGTCGGGCGCAATTGCAGTCTCGAGAAGCTCTATCTGGCACACAACCGTCTGCAGGGATTCGATTGGTTGCAGCGGTGTGCAGATACGCTTCGCTCGCTGGACATTTCGCACAATCTGCAGAAAAAGGGAACGGACTTTCTGAACCTGAAGCAAATCACTGCCCTCAACATCGAGTGCACGAACATCAGCCTAAACTATAAAACGTTGCACGATTTGCGGAAGCTGCGCTTCCTGGACATATCGTACAATAATCTGAAGAAGATCGATCTGGAAAATTTAACCTCGCAGCGGCTGCTGGAAAGGCTGATGATCAGCGGAAACCCGATCGCTAACATCTCGATCGGTTCGATCAAGAGAAATTTCCCGAACCTGAAATCGCTCGGTATCTACGATCTGCCCTGGAACTCGACCTCGCTGTCGATTGCGATCGACGACCTGAAGAAGCATGACATTCAGCCGTACATACGGAGCGACTACCTGTTCGACGAGTCAAAGTGTCCGTTGAAGGTGACGCCAGCGTTCGGTAACGAGACCGACCATGAGCTGGGCGATGATGACCGTGCCGGGGAAAGGCACGAACACGGTCGTGAAGGTGATAAGACGGCAGAGTATGTCGTCATTGCACTGCTATTGTGTATGGTGTGTGGACTGCTGGGTAAATTGTTTGTCGATAGTCGATACTTTCCGGTAGTGCTTAAGGAACGCATCCAGCGACGAACGTCCATCTCGCACGAAAGTTTGGTTTCTTGCGATTTGAACGGCTAG
- the LOC121588721 gene encoding insulin-like growth factor-binding protein complex acid labile subunit, with product MKLSYAGILVGITLSAVVSFESADAALCMCHPASCVVINANSTVLNHPEMFCPANIMNINDLLILRYNDTILTVDSFAPFTNLTSIEIFQGSLSRIEPGAFEKTPGLFKIIIRSNVLSALEDYTFRGLDALHILYLISNNLTSIAPNAFYGLKNLTQLVLSGNQITQLPPTLFSSTPMLRSVSLSNNMLTELPASIFDSIDYLFKLDLSYNQLKTFDFPDLKVTLLFLHNNSLTSLDVGDHVKVVQANHNRIEKLSGSGFNITDLLLSDNAITDVTPIMLMKNISKLSLSNNPLRPDSVFGSLEHLEELFLSHTSIMINEQTFANLSWMSLLDLSYNNMTELDFRMFSSMNKLKSLIVAYNRIETINFIELREYLPELRVLEICGNGWNATYMERMLSKMRKHKLRADMQGLSNSLIFSSVFVELCSAGVETTTKAANDYSDYYAEDFGDGIEQEIAEYASSSHRPWPTVSEPMKAGHIATTMAPMFAKEPTASVRLNTMVTADVVVPPAEQQPVVGSSPLYVTFQVLVYTFSVFGIVCLGVLAYHMRKRRFDVRRATSVDKGDSVRLV from the exons ATGAAGCTCAGCTACGCAGG CATACTGGTGGGCATCACTCTGAGTGCCGTCGTTTCATTCGAATCGGCGGATGCAGCGCTATGCATGTGTCATCCAGCTAGTTGCGTTGTAATCAACGCAAACAGCACCGTACTAAACCACCCAGAGATGTTCTGCCCCGCTAACATCATGAACATCAATGATCTGTTGATTTTGCGCTACAACGATACGATTCTAACCGTGGACTCCTTCGCACCTTTTACCAATCTGACCTCGATAGAAATTTTTCAAGGATCGCTCAGTCGCATCGAACCGGGAGCATTCGAAAAGACGCCCGGTCTGTTCAAGATCATCATCCGAAGCAACGTTCTGAGCGCGCTCGAGGATTACACCTTCCGCGGGCTGGATGCGCTGCACATCCTCTATCTAATCTCGAACAACTTGACCAGCATCGCACCGAATGCATTCTACGGGTTAAAGAATCTCACCCAGCTGGTGCTTTCGGGAAATCAAATCACCCAACTGCCACCGACGCTGTTTAGCTCTACCCCGATGTTGCGATCAGTCAGCTTAAGCAACAACATGCTCACCGAATTGCCCGCTAGCATCTTCGACAGCATAGACTATCTGTTCAAGCTGGACCTATCGTACAACCAGCTGAAAACGTTTGATTTTCCTGACCTCAAGGTAACACTGCTGTTTCTGCACAACAACTCTCTGACCAGCCTAGATGTGGGTGATCATGTGAAGGTGGTACAAGCGAACCACAACCGCATCGAGAAACTATCGGGTAGCGGTTTTAACATTACCGATCTGCTGCTGAGTGATAACGCCATTACGGACGTGACACCGATTATGCTGATGAAAAACATTTCGAAGCTTAGCCTAAGCAATAATCCTCTTCGGCCGGACAGTGTGTTTGGGTCGTTGGAACACTTGGAAGAGCTGTTTCTGAGCCATACCAGCATTATGATCAACGAGCAAACGTTTGCCAACTTAAGCTGGATGTCTCTGCTCGACCTGTCCTACAACAATATGACAGAGCTTGATTTCCGTATGTTTTCCTCCATGAACAAGCTCAAGTCCCTGATCGTTGCCTACAATCGCATAGAGACGATCAACTTTATCGAGCTGCGAGAATATCTGCCCGAACTGCGAGTGCTCGAGATCTGTGGCAATGGTTGGAACGCCACCTACATGGAGCGTATGCTGAGCAAGATGCGCAAACACAAGCTGCGGGCAGACATGCAAGGACTTTCGAACTCACTCATCTTCTCCTCCGTTTTTGTGGAGCTGTGCTCGGCGGGCGTAGAAACAACCACCAAGGCCGCGAACGACTATAGCGACTACTACGCGGAAGATTTTGGCGATGGCATCGAACAGGAAATTGCCGAATATGCTTCATCATCCCACCGGCCGTGGCCGACAGTGTCCGAGCCGATGAAGGCTGGTCACATTGCGACGACGATGGCGCCAATGTTTGCGAAGGAACCAACGGCTTCCGTTCGCTTGAATACAATGGTCACCGCGGACGTGGTCGTTCCTCCGGCAGAGCAGCAGCCGGTGGTAGGATCATCACCACTCTACGTCACATTCCAGGTTCTAGTGTACACGTTCTCCGTGTTCGGTATCGTTTGTCTCGGGGTGCTCGCTTACCATATGCGCAAGCGTCGATTCGATGTGCGTCGGGCCACGTCGGTCGACAAAGGAGATTCCGTGCGCCTTGTCTAA
- the LOC121589694 gene encoding V-type proton ATPase subunit S1-like, which translates to MAKLGVTVTLFLALAVFGSARAANVPVFVWGKPSVTYVPALSLYSSSEFGALVEAQIDEKTFTIVFAEDRLSAEDLSQCKLKTQTCFKNLQKLERKSYLPSVEEPLSVLEGSNAQSVQLRPDGTLSERIVPQAGGIVVVNLSGGDFASHDALIDALYARLHKEHPNIVAIYTGKTPSFSYSSLVRKTRQAGQEPEPTKVELKTDGFLMVYEKFMFGQADAAELTVAQLGEATKVENATTDVVQIRLTGAGAQVDLFFLLTQGSWEITGVWFDNQEYYLRHRVHVNQHFSYSCNQWEYYSYDLQKKIVFEEVQLQPFWPGADGVAPPNNRFGDAWYCVGFTTGGILSGLFLVLIFIIIGSYGIAWMMDIRTMDRFDDPKGKTITVNAAE; encoded by the exons ATGGCCAAGTTAGGGGTAACTGTGACCCTGTTTCTGGCATTGGCCGTTTTTGGCAGTGCTCGTGCTGCTAATGTTCCAGTTTTCGTCTGGGGCAAACCATC TGTTACGTACGTTCCGGCACTGAGTCTGTATTCGAGCTCCGAATTTGGCGCCTTGGTTGAGGCACAAATTGACGAAAAGACTTTCACCATCGTGTTTGCAGAAGACCGACTGTCGGCGGAAGATCTCAGCCAATGCAAGTTGAAGACGCAAACTTGCTTCAAGAATTTGCAGAAGCTGGAGCGTAAGTCGTACCTCCCGAGTGTAGAGGAACCACTGAGTGTGCTGGAAGGTTCGAACGCTCAAAGCGTCCAGCTCCGGCCCGATGGAACGCTCAGCGAACGGATCGTCCCACAGGCGGGCGGAATCGTGGTGGTGAATCTGTCAGGTGGTGACTTTGCGTCACATGATGCTCTCATCGATGCCCTTTATGCACGACTCCACAAGGAGCATCCCAACATTGTGGCCATCTACACCGGCAAAACGCCCTCCTTCAGCTATTCCAGCTTGGTGCGCAAGACCCGTCAGGCCGGGCAAGAGCCGGAACCAACTAAGGTGGAGCTGAAGACCGATGGATTCCTGATGGTGTACGAAAAGTTCATGTTCGGCCAGGCCGATGCTGCCGAGCTCACCGTTGCCCAGCTGGGGGAGGCCACGAAGGTCGAAAATGCCACGACGGACGTTGTACAGATTCGACTGACTGGCGCCGGAGCACAGGTTGATCTGTTTTTCCTGCTGACCCAAGGCTCGTGGGAGATTACGGGAGTGTGGTTCGACAATCAGGAGTACTATCTGCGCCATCGGGTGCATGTTAATCAACACTTCTCGTACAGCTGCAATCAGTGGGAATACTATTCTTACGATTTGCAGAAGAAGATTGTCTTCGAGGAAGTGCAGCTGCAACCGTTCTGGCCGGGCGCTGATGGTGTAGCACCACCAAACAATCGGTTCGGAGATGCGTGGTACTGCGTCGGATTTACCACTGGTGGCATTCTGTCCGGACTGTTCTTGGTGCttatcttcatcatcatcggctcGTACGGCATTGCCTGGATGATGGATATCCGCACAATGGACCGCTTCGACGATCCGAAGGGCAAAACGATTACGGTGAATGCGGCCGAGTAA
- the LOC121590843 gene encoding uncharacterized protein LOC121590843, producing MATKRWRSTGGLYHIRNKRMRMMDAEWENERREENQLREEIVRPSTSQLAQSTSIASDEPESFDHIVQGSSLHESDHRDDDASVCTDFDDIANCYDDMDDTLSNLSEDSESSVHDAEDRDKRIKEKLRFWALSSKTTHFALSSLLKILKAETNFNLPKDARTLLKTPSSTSTVIKDIGGGQFWYNGVSNCLKAYFTNLNPNHSTVWLDFSMDGLPIHNSGPTQLWPILMRVCDLPQAPIFVVAIFCGKSKPSSAEEFLRQLVTELNELQSDGIDLSGSMFKVRINTILADTPARAFVKGIIGHSGHDSCLKCTERTRYDHLSRRIYFVGIDAPNRTDALFRDGTYRGHIRHSTPLIDLANFDMIMDIPTTDRLHLVDLGVMRHLMRSWRSGAFGEQYKWDRADVGFITSVMESVKLPSEVPRKLRGIQHLNFWKGTEFKNFLHYPSIVALKDTLPREAYEHFKLLFCSITIFSSPAHEQYYELAHQMLEQFVQDYATLYGESTITSNVHNLKHMYDDVCRFGVLDDYSTYPFEGMLQSIKHLIRTGNNIIPQLINRVREFDNMNITGSRADQDSHTYPIIAMKQNRSTLHVRKNFMLRQGQRDQWYLLKNNMIMKFKNAAESDGNVTVEGQYFLRQRSYFMRPCNSAFLNIYCVGLEDLSEETYTVGIDNIKCKLVTVSSADESMVVLPLLHTLV from the exons atggcaacaaaacgatGGAGAAGTACTGGCGGATTGTATCACATCCGCAATAAAAGGATGCGCATGATGGATGCGGAATGGGAAAATGAACGGCGCGAGGAAAACCAGCTGCGCGAGGAAATCGTGCGCCCTTCGACTAGCCAGCTTGCACAGTCGA CCTCGATTGCTTCGGATGAGCCGGAATCGTTTGATCACATTGTGCAAGGAAGCTCATTGCATGAATCGGACCATCGCGATGACGATGCAAGTGTGTGCACGGATTTTGACGATATCGCCAATTGCTACGATGATATGGACGATACGCTAAGTAATTTGAGCGAGGACAGTGAAAGCAGTGTTCACGATGCCGAGGACAGGGATAAGCGCATCAAGGAAAAACTACGTTTTTGGGCACTGTCATCAAAGACGACGCATTTTGCACTGAGTTCtcttttaaaaattttaaaagcagaaacaaattttaatttgccgaaaGATGCTCGCACATTACTGAAGACACCATCGTCCACGTCTACTGTTATCAAAGACATTGGAGGAGGCCAGTTCTGGTACAATGGTGTTAGTAACTGCCTGAAAGCATACTTCAC CAACTTGAACCCAAACCACTCCACCGTTTGGTTGGATTTCTCGATGGATGGCCTGCCTATCCACAACAGCGGCCCGACACAATTGTGGCCAATTTTGATGAGGGTGTGTGATCTGCCCCAGGCTCCTATCTTCGTCGTGGCCATCTTCTGCGGAAAATCCAAACCATCCAGTGCGGAAGAGTTCCTACGACAGCTGGTCACGGAGCTGAACGAACTGCAGTCGGATGGCATAGATTTGAGTGGCAGCATGTTTAAAGTTCGCATCAATACCATCTTGGCAGACACCCCTGCGCGAGCGTTCGTTAAAG GAATTATAGGACATAGCGGGCACGATTCTTGCCTCAAGTGTACAGAGCGTACCAGGTACGATCATTTGTCGCGCCGGATATACTTCGTCGGCATTGACGCACCGAACCGCACAGATGCACTGTTCCGGGATGGAACGTACCGGGGTCATATTAGACACTCCACTCCTCTTATAGACCTCGCCAATTTCGACATGATTATGGACATACCAACAACGGATCGACTACATTTGGTTGACTTGGGCGTAATGCGGCACCTAATGAGGTCGTGGAGAAGCGGAGCATTCGGAGAACAGTATAAGTGGGACAGGGCGGATGTTGGATTCATCACCAGCGTCATGGAAAGCGTCAAACTACCATCGGAAGTGCCTCGAAAGCTGCGAGGAATTCAGCACCTgaatttttggaaaggtaCTGAATTCAAAAACTTTCTGCACTATCCCAGCATCGTGGCACTTAAGGATACGCTTCCGAGAGAAGCTTATGAGCATTTTAAGTTGCTCTTTTGTTCGATAACGATTTTTTCGTCACCAGCTCATGAGCAGTACTATGAACTGGCACATCAAATGCTTGAACAATTCGTTCAAGACTATGCTACCTTGTACGGTGAAAGTACTATAACCAGCAATGTGCATAACTTGAAGCATATGTACGATGACGTGTGCCGCTTTGGGGTGCTGGATGATTATTCCACATACCCATTTGAAGGTATGCTTCAAAGCATTAAACATTTGATCCGAACTGGGAACAACATCATTCCACAACTTATTAACCGTGTAAGAGAGTTCGATAATATGAACATCACAGGTAGCAGAGCAGATCAGGATTCGCACACTTACCCAATAATAGCGATGAAGCAAAATCGAAGCACGCTGCATGTAAGAAAGAATTTCATGTTAAGACAAGGCCAGCGTGATCAATGGTActtgttgaaaaataatatgataatgaaatttaaaaacgCAGCAGAATCGGATGGAAATGTGACAGTAGAGGGTCAATACTTTCTTCGACAAAGGTCATACTTCATGCGACCGTGTAACTCGGcctttttgaatatttattgcGTTGGATTAGAAGACCTTTCAGAAGAAACCTATACGGTGGGGATCGATAATATAAAATGCAAGTTAGTGACAGTTTCTAGCGCAGATGAAAGTATGGTGGTGCTTCCGCTACTGCACACATTAGTGTAG